The Musa acuminata AAA Group cultivar baxijiao chromosome BXJ3-6, Cavendish_Baxijiao_AAA, whole genome shotgun sequence region TGGTccctaaaatattaaagatatacTAAAACATGTAAAATGAATAACAAAATCTTACAATAACTCAGTTAGGTCAGTCATCTGATAATactgaaataaaaattttaaatggtCGTGATGTGCAGCATATTTTAAGCAATAATTAGAAAAATGAACCATATAGAAAAAAATCAAGAATTTCATAAGAACCTTAAGTTTGGTCCAATCAAAACCTTTATCAATTTAATAAGACATCAATCAAATTCGACTAAGCAACTCAACTGTGTATGCATGCATAACTAAAGATAGGATTAAATGATTACCCAGTCACCAACCACGAACAAGCTAACTAGGACCGGGTTATGGAGATCCCTTTTGATCTTTAGGGCATAGACATCAAGGCATGCGAGTCCCAAACTCCACAAAACTTGTAGCCCCATAGAAGCAATTAAATAGCTGAGCGAAAAAGGCACTACAAAACATcagtacagaaaaaaaaaaacatgtgtaAATATTCTATGTATGTCAAACCAAGCATTGACATGAAATTATCTACAGATTTACTCAGAACTTGTTAATTCACTTGGCCTGAAATTCAAGTACTATTTAAAAAGCTTGTCATTTTAAGGGAATAAGTCAATATGTTATTGGCATTTTAAAGAATGCTGAGAATTTCAGAAAGCCAAGAAAAACCATAATTGGATTGCAGACTTGGATCCATTTCTTAATCAGGAATGATGCATTCACCAACTGGCACTAAGTTAGGAAAGTTCAATCTCATTTGGATGGGAACTTCATCACTTCTTCAAAATTAAAGTTATTATAGGAAGCTGATAAGACTGACaaaacaaggcataatgtaagAAAAGGAAACCTCTAACATTCATCTAGGTTTTCTCTTTGATCACAGCTTTAACCATGCTTGCCGGTAATATAGAAGAAAAACTCTGATTCAATCTGAACATTTAGTTCATGATGCCCGATTGATGCTTCAAGAAGAGACTCTCATAACAGAGAGACTGGATTTTTGATCCAGGTAGATGTTCCAACCCACTGAGTTTCGCATCATGAAATCATTTGTAGGTTAAGAAGGAAAGTTACCTCCAAGATCTTCCACTGATTCTTATCAAGCTTAGGCTTTTATCTTTAACCTATCTACTAAAGTTCAATATTGTCTAAGTTCACAGAGGacaagaaaggaaagaagaatgCTTTTCTATCTTGTGGTGAATTTCCCGAgtaaattttaaatgaaaggCCTGGTGTTTTTCCTAATTCGTATTAAATACTTTGGACTTTGGATTCTCTGCAGCTCCGAATCGCTCTTGAGAATAAACTTTCAAATTAAGAAAAAAgacatttttatttatatttcttttttttattatgtgggAAGGGGAATTCTATAGGGTATATGATTATTGCCAAGAATGCATGTAAGACATCCAAAGCCTTTTAGCCTCACAATATGAGGACAAGACACCACTCAACTAAAATTCTCTGTTCATGCTAGATCACAAAGATCTTAGAAAGCACGATCTCGGTTTTAAGCTTATTCCATAATGCAACCAAAATGGAGTTCAAAGATAATGAAAAAGAACAGATCTGAAAAGGAACGAGTTGGTACCAGAAAGCAGTGTAGTTGGAGAACCCTAATGCGGAGACCATAACCCCAATGGAAGCCCCTGCAAAGACGCACTGCCCGGTCCTCAGTAGTAGCCCACTCCAAGTCCCCGGGCTCCCCACTACCACCTTCATCTCCACCTCCTCCTTCCGCTGAAAAACCCTAGATCTCCTCACCACTCTTCCCCTTTCTTGGACCCAATCTAAGCCGTACTACTGGACCTAATCATCTTTTTTCTTGCTCGAATCTATATTTTGCAGCTGAAATCACGTTCTCTCTCGCTTTCTACTCGACGCAGCGAGCGATCTGCCTCGAATTCCTCTGCAAGAAAAAGGAGAGATTGCACTGCGAGCGATGTCGGGGAGGGAGAGGAGAAAAAGGTGGGAATGGTTGTGCGTTTGGCAATCAGCTGAATCGCTTCAAACAGGATATATTATCCCCGTTAGATGAACAAAGCTTGCATATCAGTTAGTAGGTGTTTCACTTTTGAATGGGCTCGGATCACCTGTCTGTTGCCAGACATAACACATGGAAAAGTGCCCCTGCACTTTTTTGTGGGCCCATGTGGATTGGTCGTCCGGTTGTGTTTCCTCGTCCTCGTTGGTGGGCCGAAAGGAGCAGCAAGTGGGTCCCACATTTAACGAGGAAGAGACTGGGCCGCGGTCCCGTCCAATCGCAGCGGGAAGACGTGCACTCGTTCCTATCTTTTTATGGCTACGGAAATGGTATAAAGAACAAGCTGTCGTAATGCAAGCAAGAAGGGGAGAGCCGTAATGGCGGATCAGCTTATGGAGGAGGAGGTTGACCATATTAGAGGCCCATAGACAACAGCTTGGCAATCGATTTGGAGGATAAGCGGCATAGTCTCATGCGCTCGAGGTGTGCTTGCTAGTCCACAGAGTCTTGTAGCTATGGTCGTCTACCACGGCGAGCTGGCCTCTTGTGATCGAGCCGGAGGAAGCAGTGGGCGCCTTTGCCGACCGTCCCGGACTGCCAAGCGACGATGGCAGGGGCCTTCACGAGGGCCAGGTCGCAGTCGCTCCTCATGACCAGGGTGTAGTCCCTGGTCGCGAGCTTGTCCTGCTCGTCAAGAATCTGGGACGAGAACAGCACGTTCTCCACCTTGCCAAGGGCGGTCTGTTCTGCCCCCCTGGAGCCGGCGGCGCTCAAGTTGAAGTCGGGGGTCGACCGCAAGGCCGGCCCGTAGACGGCTACTTGGCCGTTGGGGCGGAGGACTGCGGCGTGCTTTCCCGTCTTAGCCGTGTAGGGGACCTTGGAGGACCACACGCGCAGGCCGTCGGAAGCGGTGATTACGAACTGGCCGCGATCGGTGAGAGAGAGGGTGCAGTTGACGCCATCGCCGTGGGTGTCGAACTGGAAGCCGGGACCCTTGTTGTAGAGGACGAGGTTGTTGTCACCTTGGACGACAAAGGTGGCGCTACCGTGGCAGAGGAAAGGTCCTTTCGTCACGACGTCCTTGCACCGTGGGAGTCGGTGCCAAGGACGTCGCCGGTGAGGCATTGCTGTCATTGGCGGAGGAAAGGATCTTCAAAAGTGATGGAAGAGCACGATATAATCTATCACACGATATAAACAGATATGGAAtgacaattataattttttttatttcttatatattataattatcaatCAATTTATGATTTAAGAATAATCACATATTTAAATGGATGATTTGATTCCAAATGATGCCATGGCGGAAGCTACTATGGCGAAACAAGATTCACCATGGTGGAAGCCACTACGGTGGAAGAAGACCCGCTATGATGGAATAAGACTCACTACGATGGTTCAAGACTCGCTAAAATGGAACAAGACCAGTTATGGCGGCACAAAACCCACTACAATAGACGAACAAGACCTATTACGACGGAAGCTCACAACGGTATAGCCCAAAACCTACTACGATGGACGAACAAGACTCATGAAACCTAATCCATGACTTATCATTTGAGCATGCTTAACAAGACTCATCCTCGATAGAATGAAATGGCTGATGTGCCTTGAACCCTCTTGTCGGAACCCCGAAGCATGCCTTCCAAGGAGGACGAATGATCGGGAAAGTAACAACATGAGACGATGATGTGGGTGGAAGAACCCATGCCCCTCCCTTGCAGTCGTGAGCAGGAGCATGATCCTTCAACCCTTGCCCACCTCGATATCTAGAAGGGCCACACAAGCCGGTCGCAAGGTGTGTTAATCCACTGCAACGAGGCTCATCCCCCTCTTTTCTCTTTTATGGGCTACCTATCGCAAGCAACCTTTCGAGAAAGCTCGCACGTCCGATTGTAGAGGGCATTAATCTCAAGTGGTATGACCCAATTCCCCTTTTGCATCTTTCCGGACGCTTGGCATGGGAGACCATCCTATGCTCGTCCTTCCCTGACGCCACCCTCAAAGAGGCATGCTCATTAACCATCGATATAAATAAACCCCTAGACGATATGAGGGGCTCCCTAACCAGCCATCGACCACTCAAGTATAAAAACCAGCCCCAAAGCCTAAAGAGGCAAGCATCTCTACTACTGCCACCTCCCAATTGATTTGACCATCAGAGGGATTGGGTCAAGAACATCCCCGATGTTAACTACTTGTGCAAAGATCTCAACGAGGCTACGGTGTACCTCAAAATGATACCAAATCTGTCTCGAGCGAACAAACGATGCCTCAAGATTGTACCAATCGAATTCGCTTCCCACTTCAATCTCCTCTCGTGACCCCCCGTGGACGAGCTTTTGCCTTTGAGATCAAACCAAGCTGTGATGATTGCATGGTCAATAGCATCAAGGGAAcaatatattagaaaaaaaaatcaatatggaaaagaTATAATAGCTATCTCACGTATAATTCCCTTTAACTTTTCTTCAATGGCATGCAAGTTACAAACTCAAAAACACAACTCATTAACATTTGCTGCTGTCACCTTTAACATATGTTGCTGTCATCTTCGACGTTTGCTGAAACCAACTTTCTTTTTACTTCCTTTTTGTTACTGCCAATCAATATTTGCAGCTCCAATTTACGAAACAAAATTTATACTAATAGCCGACTTCACTTAGCTCGGtttcataaaatttatttaaattatattttaacatgTTGATGCTTTGGAGAGAAGACAGGCagtgggagagggaggaggagaagtatgtCTCGGTCGACGGAGGGTGGTGGTTGCGTACGACTGTGGCGGGGATGAAGACggactgctgctgttgctgctgcttgcTTGGCAAGAAGACGCCGATACTGAAAACCAGCAGTGAATATAAGAAAACCAAATCAAGAAATTTTAAGGAAATACAACCAATTAAATCTTAAATTTACATGCAATCAAATCCTTATATTTCGAGGAAATCAAATCATCATAGATTTAGGAAATCGAACAAGTCTAACAGATATTGATGCTTGTTACGCATTCCAAGATCATAGCATTCTCTCGATACGCTTAGAAGTATTAATGATGAGATCAACCCACAGGGAAGATGATCTTTACTcgaaatcataataaatattaatgaTGAATCACCCTTGTGCTGTAAGTACAGCTAAACCATCCAAGCATTGCATTTGCACTTTGCCATCGTGATTTGACCAGAACTAATCGTGCATTAATCTGCAAAGTGACCTTCCCTTTTAGTTGCTAGGCTGAAATATACAGAAATGGAACCACAGCTTTAATTTTTTGAGTCCTTCACAAAGGGAGATTTAAGTTATAACAAGAAAATTACAATTTGCACACTACCACATGTCGCCCCCATCTTTAAATCTAATTTCACTATCTCCAAATCACACATGAAGAGTAGAAAAATAATCAACAAATAATTTTCATTCTAAAGACCCTCAGAACCGAACAAGTTTTGTGTTTAAAGCACTCTCCAAAAAGACAATCATCTATCTCGAACAACAAGCAGTCTTTGAGCCTCCAGCTGGATCAGATACATTGATGTTTGTCCCTTGAGCTATGGGTCCTGCAGTTCTTGCAGCCTCTTTGGCTGCAAGggcctttttgtttattatgtgatAAATCTCCATAAGAATCGTTTGGAACGCCTTCTCGACATTGAGTGATTCTAGTGCCGAAGTCTCCAAGAA contains the following coding sequences:
- the LOC103992940 gene encoding CASP-like protein 5B3, encoding MKVVVGSPGTWSGLLLRTGQCVFAGASIGVMVSALGFSNYTAFCYLIASMGLQVLWSLGLACLDVYALKIKRDLHNPVLVSLFVVGDWVTATLSLAAACSSAGVTVLFARDVHFCRTIPQFSCGRFEISVAFAFVTWLLISMSSLVMFWLLASV